The DNA region AACCGAGGAAGACTGGTGGGAAGTTCTCTGGAAAAACGTTCCATTCCACGGTGCTCCCGGAGGATAATACATTTAGGATTAATGGAGGCAAGATGAAGATGTCAGATGTTAAGGTTGGCTTGACAAATGTAACGGCGACGGAGTATGTGTTGACGTATGTCCTGCCATGTTTGAGACTTACTCTTATGTTTGACAGAAAGAATAATAGATAGTTGCGAACGTAGAATTCCTGAAGGTGGTTTGAGAAGATGTTATCCCAAATACCTATACAGTTAGGGAAAGTTTCGAAGAAGTATGTGGACCGTGAAATACTACGAGTTGCGGTGATAGCTGAACTGGACGCAATAAGCCTATATGAACAACTGGCAGCCGCGACGGATAACGAAGGCATTAAAAAGATTCTGCTTGATGTGGCTAAAGAAGAGAAAACGCATGTGGGAGAGTTTCACACCTTACTGCTAAAAGAAGATAAGGAACAAGTTGAAGAGTTAGAAAAAGGTAAAGAAGAAGTTGAGGAGATGATCGAATGACCGAACAGAAACAAATTTACAAATGTAACATATGCGGCAACATCGTCGAAGTCATACACACTGGAATAGGACAACTCGTCTGTTGCGGTGAGCCAATGGAACTACTTACAGAAAAAATCGAAGACGTTGGCTTGGAAAAACATGTTCCAGTAATGGAAAAGGTCGGGAACAAAGTGAAGGTTAAGGTTGGCAGTGTTCCACATCCCATGGAACAAAAGCATTACATTGAGTGGATAGAAATAGTCGCCGACGGCAAAACTTGCAGAAAAATCTTAAAACCAGGAGACAAGCCAGAAGCAGAGTTCGAAACTAAAGCGGAGAAAATAAAGGCAAGAGAATACTGCAGCATCCACGGACTTTGGAAATCAAAATAGAATCTGACAGACCATTGAAAACATTTTCAACATCATCCTCTCTTTTTTTGTCTACTTAAGACGTAGTTGTTAAACCAAGATAGCTCATTAGAGTCCTATTGCGTGATCTAATGAAGAAAAAAGTGCTATTCATTTGTACTCACAATTCTGCCCGTTCCCAAATGGCAGAGGGATTATTGAATGCTCTTTATGGAGATAAATATGAAGCTTACAGTGCTGGAATAGAACCTGCTAAAGTTAATCCTCATGCTGTTAGGGTAATGGCGCAAATCGGAATTGACATATCAAAGCATCGTTCAAAGAGCATTAAAGAGTTTCGTGGAAAAAAATTCGACTATGTTGTTACAGTATGCGACCATGCAAAAGAGGCATGCCCCTTCTTTCCGGGAGGCGAAATCTTCCTTCACAAAGGGTTTAATGACCCAGCTAAGTTTAAGGGCACTGAAGATGAAGTATTGACAAAAGTCAGGCGAGTAAGAAATGAAATTAATGAGTGGATCAGAAAAACGTTTAATTAAGACAGTTAGCGTGCGCGATTAATCTTTTCTCTTAAAATGACTTTTTGTGTAAACCTCAAAATCTTTCCCTGGAACAGCTAGCTCGAAGACTTCGGTAAATTCATCGTCATTCAAGACTCTGTATGTTTCTTTTGCTCGCCAGTCAGGAGGAATATTCTCAATGCTCTCGGTGACAAACACCATAGTCTTACCGTCCTCAGCAAGATCTTGAAGAACATACTGATTGACGAACCCTTCTACGTGGAATTGCCGCAAGACAAACCTCTTTCTATTACTGTCGTAACTGAAGAAACCTATGTCTTCATGAACCTCTCCCTTTGGATTTCTAGCCTGTGGTGCGAATGTAGACTTGTTTCTTGCCTGAAGAAACTTTCCGTTTAACATGAATCTGTAATCCCGTTCAGTTTTTGACTTGCCTGAACATCCTTCGCTTGTGCCCTTCCATGAACCAACGAAGAACTTGAAAGGCGCCCAGACATCCTGTTTCTTCTCTTTTTCATTTTCTCTCAAAATCCCGTTACATCTCTTTGGCAACTTAATCTAGCATGTTTTATATCTCTTGCTGCTTTGTTGCTTGCTGCGTGTATCTCCGTGTCCGAGATCCGATGGCGCCCTCGGGCAACATCTTTGGACAAGTCGGGTTGAGCTTGAGGCCCCTGAGAGTTTACGGATTTGAACACGCTGAATATAATTCCTGACCTACTACGTGTACGCACGCGATATTAGCGAGAACGCATAAATCTACATTCCCTTTGGATAATGCACGCGCTAGTAAACCATAAAAGGGATTCTTAACTGTCATTAATAGGATTAAAAATGGTGGAAGTTGTTTACGAGCCTTGGAAAAAAATCGTCATACATGAAATAGTCAAATATGTTTTAGACGATTTAGTGAAACTTCAGAGTTTAGGTGTGGAACCAGGTGGATTGGCTGACCCCTTACTTTGGGTGGGAGGAATAGTATTTTCTAGTTCGACGATGCTTGAAACAAAGGATGTCATCAAAGAAAAATTAGAAGGTGCAGTTCATTGGTCATCAGTAGAATGGGCACTAATGCCTGAGTTTAAAGAAGTGATTATTATAAAGGAAACAAATGTAAAAGTCCCGATAATTAATGTCACCGCACATCCCATATACAAAACAGTTTCAAAATGGCTGAAAAAACACAAAGAGTTAGAACCAAAATAACAGGTTTGCTCTGAAAATGTTCGTTCATTGGAACCTTTGGTGGCTGTAGGGATGGTTGATATAGAAAAGTTTGCTGACGAATGGGGCCCCGAGAAAGTTTTGCAAGTTTATGATTCTAACACTGGAATGAAGGGAATTCTAATAATTGACAATACTGCGTTGGGTCCTGGCAAGGGCGGAATAAGAATGACGCCTACGGTAAGCGTCGAAGAGGTTTTCAGGCTTGCGAGGACTATGACTTGGAAATGTACCTTAGCAGAACTTCCATTTGGAGGAGCAAAATCCGGCATAATAGCGAATCCCAAGAAAATCTCGAAAGAGGAAAAGATGAACCTGATCAAAGCCTTCGCCGTGGCGTTAAAACCTTTTTCTCCAAGCCAATACATCGCAGCTCCAGACATCAACACCGGAGAGGAAGAAATGGCAGCTTATGCCCTCGCAAATGGCTCCTTAAGGTCTTGTACTGGAAAGCCTGCAGACATGTGTGTTAGGCCAGGCGAGGAATGCGGGATTCCTCACGAGTACGGTTCAACTGGCTACGGTGTGTTTCATGCAACCAAACTTGCGGCCGACCACGTCGGCATTAAACTAAAAGAAGGAACAACAGCTATCGACGGCTTCGGTAACGTTGGTTCCTTCTTGGCAAAATACCTCAGCGAGTTTGGAGCGAAAATAGTGGCGATAAGCGACAGTAAGGGATGCATATACAATCCAGATGGATTAGATTATGAAAAACTGAAGACAGTGAAGGAGGAGACGAGGTCAGTAACTAACTATGAACAAGGCCAAGTTCTAAGGTATGAAGAGATCTTTGAGTTGCCGGTCGACATACTTGTCCCAGCGTCCATTCCAGACGTAATTAACGAGAAAAATGTAGATAAGATTAAGGCCAAGGTGGTTGTAGAAGCAGCTAACATCCCAGTTACTTATGAAAGCGAAAAGCGGCTCAACAAAAAAGGAGTATTAGTGATCCCTGACTTTATTGCAAATGCTGGAGGCGTAATATCCTCATACGCGGAATACATTGGCGAAAACCCACAAAGAATGCTTAAGATGGTTGAAGAAAAAATCGTTAAAAATGTAAGACTGGTTATAGAAAAGGCTGAGGAAGAAAAGATTGCTCCTCGGGATGCTGCATTGAAAATTGCGCAAAAAAGGGTTAAGGAAGCAATGGAAAAGAGAGAGAAAGTTGAAAATACATAAGCTTGAGACCTGACTAGCCTTTCCAATCCAGAAGTCTTTTTTCTCCCTTGATTTTCTTGATGTCGGTTATGTTTTGTGCCACTTCCATTGTTCCCAAATATTTTCTGTTCCTATCTCTAACTGCGAAATATCTGATGTGAATTAGGCTGTTGTCTTTCTGAATCCAAAACTCAGCCACATCCTTTTTGCCTGCCTTGAAAGCTTCAAGAAGCTTATCTACAATATGAACGCTTTTCTGTGGATGACATAACTGCACTTTTCTTCCGAGGACAGCCTTTGTCCGAACAAAAATCCTCCCCTCAGCCTTGTTGAAATATTTTACACGGTCCTCTCTATCAACAAATGATATGTCGACTGGAAGCGAGTCTAAGATGGCCTCAACTTCCTCTTTTGAAAGAACACCTGTTTCAAACTGCAACATTCCTTCAGGAGCAATTATTGTTTCAGTTTTCGGCTTTTCAATTTCTTTGGTTGGCGATATTTCTGTCAGGTGTTGCGGAGTGAAACAACAATATCCAATTTCATCGAATTCTTTTCGAATATCTTTCCATTCTTCATCTGTAACCACTCGTAATGCTGTAGGGAAGAGTATGTTGTTTTCCTTGAAAAAATGGCTTGGAAGAATGTTGCCTAAAGACTTGGCGGTTTCACCAAGTTGCTTTCTAAAGTCTTGAAAGCTTACGGCACTATAATTTTTGATTGTACTGTGAAGTTGTTTCTTTGTATCTCTTATTTGATTGTGTTCTATCCACATTACTGCGGGAGGTTCCGTGATTCCATGTTTTTCTAGGAATGGGAAAAGTACGTTTTCTTCTCTTAAATAGTGTTTTTCCGCATCCAGGAGTTCTTCTGCAATGTGCTTTAGCTGCTTTGCCTCGTCAGCTACATAATCTGCATTGCTTTCCTCTTGAATCCTGTTTACAATTGTGTTGAGTTTTTCCGAAAGTTGAAGGAGAATTTTATGTTCTTCCGTGAGGATGCTGATTGGATGACCAAGGGGAACCTCCAGTTTTTGTTTTTCTAGTTGTTCTCTAAAAACAGCCAGATGAACGTCGCATAGCCTTTGAATTTCTTGTCTGGGCATTCCTTCCTTTATGAGCTCTTGTTCAATTTTAGCGATTTCTAAAGGGCCTATGCCGCCTAAGACTCTCTTGAATGTTTCTTTAACCTCACTTACTGGAGTTCCAGAGTGTAGCTGCGCAATTATTTTCTTCATTATTTTCTTTTTATTCTCGGCTGTTTCACTCATCACTTTTCCTCCTTATTTTGCGTAATCATTATGACATGC from Candidatus Bathyarchaeota archaeon includes:
- a CDS encoding rubrerythrin — translated: MLSQIPIQLGKVSKKYVDREILRVAVIAELDAISLYEQLAAATDNEGIKKILLDVAKEEKTHVGEFHTLLLKEDKEQVEELEKGKEEVEEMIE
- a CDS encoding desulfoferrodoxin produces the protein MTEQKQIYKCNICGNIVEVIHTGIGQLVCCGEPMELLTEKIEDVGLEKHVPVMEKVGNKVKVKVGSVPHPMEQKHYIEWIEIVADGKTCRKILKPGDKPEAEFETKAEKIKAREYCSIHGLWKSK
- a CDS encoding arsenate reductase ArsC — translated: MKKKVLFICTHNSARSQMAEGLLNALYGDKYEAYSAGIEPAKVNPHAVRVMAQIGIDISKHRSKSIKEFRGKKFDYVVTVCDHAKEACPFFPGGEIFLHKGFNDPAKFKGTEDEVLTKVRRVRNEINEWIRKTFN
- a CDS encoding DUF1579 domain-containing protein — encoded protein: MRENEKEKKQDVWAPFKFFVGSWKGTSEGCSGKSKTERDYRFMLNGKFLQARNKSTFAPQARNPKGEVHEDIGFFSYDSNRKRFVLRQFHVEGFVNQYVLQDLAEDGKTMVFVTESIENIPPDWRAKETYRVLNDDEFTEVFELAVPGKDFEVYTKSHFKRKD
- a CDS encoding Glu/Leu/Phe/Val dehydrogenase translates to MVDIEKFADEWGPEKVLQVYDSNTGMKGILIIDNTALGPGKGGIRMTPTVSVEEVFRLARTMTWKCTLAELPFGGAKSGIIANPKKISKEEKMNLIKAFAVALKPFSPSQYIAAPDINTGEEEMAAYALANGSLRSCTGKPADMCVRPGEECGIPHEYGSTGYGVFHATKLAADHVGIKLKEGTTAIDGFGNVGSFLAKYLSEFGAKIVAISDSKGCIYNPDGLDYEKLKTVKEETRSVTNYEQGQVLRYEEIFELPVDILVPASIPDVINEKNVDKIKAKVVVEAANIPVTYESEKRLNKKGVLVIPDFIANAGGVISSYAEYIGENPQRMLKMVEEKIVKNVRLVIEKAEEEKIAPRDAALKIAQKRVKEAMEKREKVENT
- a CDS encoding DUF438 domain-containing protein is translated as MSETAENKKKIMKKIIAQLHSGTPVSEVKETFKRVLGGIGPLEIAKIEQELIKEGMPRQEIQRLCDVHLAVFREQLEKQKLEVPLGHPISILTEEHKILLQLSEKLNTIVNRIQEESNADYVADEAKQLKHIAEELLDAEKHYLREENVLFPFLEKHGITEPPAVMWIEHNQIRDTKKQLHSTIKNYSAVSFQDFRKQLGETAKSLGNILPSHFFKENNILFPTALRVVTDEEWKDIRKEFDEIGYCCFTPQHLTEISPTKEIEKPKTETIIAPEGMLQFETGVLSKEEVEAILDSLPVDISFVDREDRVKYFNKAEGRIFVRTKAVLGRKVQLCHPQKSVHIVDKLLEAFKAGKKDVAEFWIQKDNSLIHIRYFAVRDRNRKYLGTMEVAQNITDIKKIKGEKRLLDWKG